The Polypterus senegalus isolate Bchr_013 chromosome 1, ASM1683550v1, whole genome shotgun sequence genome includes a window with the following:
- the c1h1orf43 gene encoding protein C1orf43 homolog isoform X2, translated as MASLRNLSGVNVVLVMAYGSLVFVLLFIFVKRQIMRFAMKSRRGPHAPLGHNAPKELKEEIDTRLSKVQGIKYEPRLLAESDERLCQQQDLGSQCCYNYLYRMRALDAIRTSDIPFHDIGKNPKSLTGKNFKTFLLELSTSNSPFKGLRKNLIDTLLEGYDLARHGTGVFGEAEYLKYQEALTELAAVRLASDL; from the exons ATGGCTTCATTGAGGAATTTATCCGGGGTAAACGTTGTGCTTGTTATGGCATACGGCAGCCTG GTTTTTGTattgctgtttatttttgtgaAGAGGCAGATTATGCGGTTTGCTATGAAGTCCAGAAGGGGTCCTCATGCACCACTAGGACACAATGCCCCTAAG GAGCTAAAGGAAGAAATTGACACTCGTTTGTCAAAGGTCCAAGGCATAAAATATGAACCTAGGCTTCTGGCTGAAAGTGATGAACGCCTTTGTCAGCAGCAGGACCTTGGCAGCCAAT gcTGCTATAATTACCTTTATAGAATGAGAGCTTTGGATGCCATTAGAACATCAG atATTCCCTTTCATGATATTGGGAAAAATCCCAAGTCTTTAACTGGCAAAAATTTCAAAACGTTTCTTTTGGAACTGAGTACATCTAATTCACCTTTTAAGGGACTTAGGAAGAACCTAATAGACACTTTACTAGAAGGTTATGATTTGGCTCGTCATGGTACTGGG GTATTTGGAGAAGCAGAGTACTTGAAGTACCAAGAAGCCTTAACTGAGCTTGCAGCTGT